From one Pedobacter faecalis genomic stretch:
- a CDS encoding thiamine phosphate synthase, whose protein sequence is MELIVISSPAELEAEAPLINRLFEAGMQLFHLRKPGLPLARYRDLLAGIDAAFHDRVALHQHHELGDEFGILRLHLPELQRRELDANGYPSLYKDKYLSTSVHSRKDLGAMSRFEYVFYGPLFDSLSKPGYRGIGSSNIVIQAAEAPGVEAVQPRLIALGGISATKLGDVQMMGFDGIAVLGAIWNVPARSLDNFNHLKWETDLMR, encoded by the coding sequence ATGGAACTGATCGTGATTTCCAGTCCCGCTGAACTTGAAGCTGAAGCGCCGCTGATTAACCGGCTGTTTGAGGCTGGTATGCAGTTGTTTCATCTCAGAAAGCCGGGTCTGCCGCTGGCGAGATACCGGGATCTGCTCGCTGGAATAGACGCCGCGTTCCATGACCGTGTGGCACTGCACCAGCATCATGAACTGGGCGATGAATTTGGCATCCTCCGTTTGCATTTGCCCGAGCTGCAGCGAAGGGAATTAGATGCGAACGGCTATCCTTCGCTTTACAAGGATAAGTATTTGAGTACTTCGGTGCACAGCAGAAAGGATCTTGGTGCGATGAGTCGTTTTGAGTATGTCTTTTACGGGCCGCTGTTCGACAGCTTATCTAAACCCGGTTACCGGGGAATCGGTTCAAGTAACATAGTGATTCAGGCCGCTGAAGCGCCCGGCGTTGAAGCTGTGCAGCCGCGCCTGATCGCTTTGGGGGGAATTTCGGCGACTAAACTGGGTGATGTGCAGATGATGGGCTTTGATGGAATTGCTGTACTGGGTGCTATTTGGAACGTGCCGGCCAGAAGTCTGGATAATTTTAATCACTTGAAATGGGAAACAGACCTTATGCGTTGA
- the thiC gene encoding phosphomethylpyrimidine synthase ThiC, whose amino-acid sequence MRQEKVPNEGLISRTPFPASRKIYVKGEMYDIDVAMREITLTETKIHNGFGLTEPNAPVTVYDTSGPYTDPEVEIDVRSGLPRLREQWILGRQDVEQLDQISSDYGQMRLADEKLDQFRFKHLAKPLKAKEGRNVSQMHYARQGIITPEMEYIAIRENQRTGGHITPEFVRDEVARGRAVIPCNINHPELEPMIIGRNFLVKINANIGNSAVTSSIEEEVEKAVWACRWGADTIMDLSTGKNIHETREWIIRNSPVPIGTVPIYQALEKVNGKAEDLTWELFRDTLIEQAEQGVDYFTIHAGVLLRYIPLTAKRVTGIVSRGGSIMAKWCLAHHKENFLYTHFEEICEIMKAYDVAFSLGDGLRPGSIADANDAAQFAELETLGELTKIAWKHDVQTIIEGPGHVPMHLIKENMDKQLKHCDEAPFYTLGPLTTDIAPGYDHITSAIGAAMIGWYGTAMLCYVTPKEHLGLPNKKDVKDGVITYKIAAHAADLAKGHPSAQHRDNALSKARFEFRWEDQFNLALDPDTAREFHDETLPADGAKVAHFCSMCGPNFCSMKITQDVREYAAKQGVEAEEALAKGMEEKSKEFSEKGSEIYL is encoded by the coding sequence ATGAGACAAGAAAAAGTTCCAAATGAAGGACTGATCAGCCGGACGCCTTTTCCTGCGTCGCGCAAAATTTATGTAAAGGGCGAAATGTATGACATCGACGTGGCCATGCGTGAGATCACGCTGACGGAGACAAAGATCCATAATGGTTTTGGCCTGACTGAGCCGAATGCACCTGTAACTGTTTATGATACAAGTGGTCCGTATACAGATCCTGAAGTAGAAATTGATGTTCGAAGCGGTCTGCCGCGACTCCGCGAGCAGTGGATACTAGGCAGGCAGGATGTGGAGCAGCTGGATCAGATTTCGTCTGATTACGGACAGATGCGGCTGGCTGATGAAAAGCTGGATCAGTTTAGGTTTAAGCATCTGGCGAAGCCTTTGAAAGCCAAAGAAGGGCGCAATGTATCTCAAATGCATTATGCCCGTCAGGGTATTATTACCCCGGAGATGGAGTACATCGCGATACGCGAAAATCAGCGGACCGGTGGACATATTACACCGGAATTTGTGCGCGACGAAGTAGCCCGTGGTCGAGCGGTGATTCCCTGCAACATCAATCACCCGGAACTGGAGCCTATGATTATCGGCCGGAACTTCCTGGTGAAGATTAACGCCAATATTGGAAACTCTGCGGTTACTTCTTCTATTGAAGAAGAGGTCGAGAAAGCCGTATGGGCTTGTCGCTGGGGCGCAGATACGATCATGGATTTGTCGACCGGCAAGAACATTCACGAAACGCGCGAGTGGATCATCCGGAACTCTCCTGTACCGATCGGGACGGTTCCGATCTATCAGGCGTTGGAAAAAGTAAATGGTAAGGCTGAGGATCTGACCTGGGAGCTTTTCAGGGATACGCTGATTGAGCAGGCTGAGCAGGGTGTAGATTATTTTACGATCCATGCTGGTGTGCTACTGAGATATATACCGCTGACAGCCAAGCGCGTGACGGGTATTGTTTCGCGTGGTGGTTCAATTATGGCCAAGTGGTGCCTGGCGCATCATAAGGAGAATTTCCTCTATACGCATTTTGAGGAGATCTGTGAGATTATGAAGGCTTACGATGTGGCTTTCTCATTGGGCGACGGCTTAAGGCCAGGTTCGATTGCAGATGCAAATGACGCGGCCCAGTTTGCCGAGCTGGAAACGCTTGGGGAGCTGACGAAAATAGCCTGGAAGCATGATGTGCAGACGATTATTGAGGGTCCGGGGCATGTACCGATGCATCTGATCAAGGAGAATATGGATAAGCAGCTGAAGCATTGCGATGAGGCGCCGTTTTATACGCTCGGGCCGCTTACGACCGACATTGCTCCTGGGTATGACCACATTACTTCGGCGATTGGTGCCGCGATGATAGGCTGGTATGGTACGGCAATGTTGTGCTATGTGACGCCGAAAGAGCATCTGGGCTTGCCGAATAAAAAGGATGTGAAGGACGGGGTTATTACGTATAAGATCGCGGCGCATGCTGCTGATCTGGCTAAAGGTCACCCCAGCGCCCAGCATCGGGATAATGCGCTAAGTAAGGCACGGTTCGAATTTAGATGGGAGGACCAGTTTAATCTGGCTCTTGATCCGGATACTGCGCGCGAGTTTCATGATGAGACTTTACCTGCGGATGGTGCTAAGGTTGCGCACTTCTGCTCTATGTGCGGTCCGAATTTCTGCTCGATGAAGATTACGCAGGATGTGCGTGAGTATGCTGCTAAGCAGGGCGTTGAAGCAGAAGAGGCGCTGGCTAAGGGTATGGAGGAGAAATCGAAGGAGTTTAGTGAAAAGGGCAGCGAAATTTATTTGTAG
- the thiS gene encoding sulfur carrier protein ThiS, with the protein MEITVNQKSYQLDATCSVSQMLEQVFDAGPRNIAVAVNQTVVPRHEWPERLLNQGDQVMIVKATQGG; encoded by the coding sequence ATGGAAATTACTGTAAACCAAAAATCTTATCAGCTTGATGCGACTTGTTCGGTAAGCCAAATGCTGGAGCAAGTGTTTGATGCTGGCCCGCGCAATATTGCTGTGGCCGTAAACCAGACTGTTGTGCCCAGACATGAATGGCCCGAAAGGCTGTTAAACCAGGGCGACCAGGTGATGATCGTTAAAGCTACCCAAGGCGGATAA
- a CDS encoding MFS transporter, whose protein sequence is MISNSTHRLFLSLFFFASGLSFSTWASRIPTIKTAFDLNEAALGTILLAMPVGSLLGLPISGWLVSKYNSRVPLAVGFALNGLCLLLIGTAHNVFTLVVAITLFAFTTRVFNISVNTQALTLQKRFENKIIGSFHGFWSIGGIAGIVISTLLLSLGTSLTVHFAVVGGVMVLFTIYAYQFLLAGDRAQSGNKLNLKKPDPYIFYLGMVVFLCAICEGGMFDWSGIYFQQVVKVDIFTYGYLIFMTFMAASRFLSDIIIARFGMPKTYIMSAVCIVLGISMAVIFPAFWTAMIGFSLVGFGTAAVIPMSYALAGASKKYSPGMAISVIATYSITGMLLGPPLIGYLAHAFNLRISFVIFALCGLLLIPITRAFFNHQAKISS, encoded by the coding sequence ATGATTTCCAATAGCACACATCGCCTGTTTCTAAGCCTTTTTTTCTTTGCGTCCGGTTTAAGTTTTTCCACCTGGGCGTCCAGAATTCCAACGATAAAGACGGCTTTTGATCTGAATGAGGCGGCACTTGGCACAATTTTACTCGCCATGCCCGTAGGGTCACTGCTTGGCCTTCCCATATCCGGATGGCTGGTCTCAAAATACAATAGCCGCGTACCGCTCGCCGTAGGTTTTGCGTTAAACGGTTTGTGCCTGCTGCTGATCGGTACGGCTCATAATGTCTTTACGCTGGTGGTTGCAATCACCCTGTTTGCATTCACAACAAGGGTATTCAATATATCGGTCAACACCCAGGCGCTTACCCTGCAGAAGAGATTTGAGAATAAGATCATCGGTTCATTTCATGGCTTTTGGAGCATCGGCGGGATCGCCGGCATTGTCATATCCACCTTATTGCTATCGCTCGGCACGTCGCTGACCGTACATTTCGCTGTAGTAGGGGGCGTGATGGTACTGTTCACCATCTACGCTTACCAGTTCTTACTGGCAGGCGATCGCGCGCAGTCGGGAAACAAGCTAAATCTCAAGAAGCCAGATCCCTATATATTTTATCTTGGCATGGTTGTGTTTCTGTGCGCCATCTGCGAAGGAGGGATGTTCGATTGGAGCGGCATCTATTTCCAGCAGGTTGTAAAGGTCGACATCTTCACCTACGGATACTTGATTTTCATGACCTTTATGGCCGCCTCGCGGTTTTTGTCCGACATCATCATTGCGCGTTTCGGGATGCCAAAAACATATATCATGAGTGCTGTTTGCATCGTTCTGGGCATCAGTATGGCCGTCATCTTTCCCGCATTCTGGACAGCCATGATCGGCTTTTCTCTGGTCGGTTTTGGAACAGCAGCCGTTATACCCATGTCTTATGCACTGGCAGGCGCTTCTAAAAAGTATTCACCAGGAATGGCGATATCGGTGATCGCCACATATTCGATTACAGGTATGCTGCTGGGCCCGCCGCTTATCGGCTACCTGGCCCATGCATTCAACCTGCGTATATCATTTGTCATCTTCGCACTGTGCGGATTGCTGCTTATACCCATAACCAGGGCCTTCTTCAACCACCAGGCCAAGATCAGCAGTTAA